In a genomic window of Jaculus jaculus isolate mJacJac1 chromosome 8, mJacJac1.mat.Y.cur, whole genome shotgun sequence:
- the Bahd1 gene encoding bromo adjacent homology domain-containing 1 protein isoform X2, which produces MTHTRRKSLPMLSSSPTGHREPLQMEDSNRKQGPEGVEPGMPESPGHLTGRRKNYPLRKRSLVPEKPKACKVLLTRLENVAGPCSADEADELPPDLPKTPSPAPSSEDIGLVQPRKRRLASLNAEALNNLLLEREDTSSLSGSRRSRGGDPHRSRDRATGGWSSKKRPRLGEFREGSRDLSPEPTPDEGARRNGDPAPKRLASLNAAAFLKLSQERELPLRPPRAHAEADGSATEPLAPKVPRPKWAKVNGKNYPKAQQGAGSGEATGPPSWQEHPDEPWPSGTSGEPSLQPPYQPLSKALESPLELRPHLPLLMGGQAALKPEPGRPGEESPAPKQELHQPSFPVPQLSPLPMPGNPADVSGLCAGPELTALGSFYLYCGQEGLQCGGYAPCPMLPEGKLSPVAAPNEGLLMAPSSVPSGIPFQHPPWSSSHYCSSEDTGVNGYSICGVLPLSLTHIGTTCGGCPYKMPFAAEGCRSLGQLEFPLPEAGHPASPAHPLLGCPVPSVPPAAEPVPHLQTPTSEPQTVARACPQSAKPPSGSKSGLRTGSSCKHTVRSKAARRPSHPKQPRAQRPRPRRRRRRRTNGWVPVGAACEKAVYVLDEPEPAIRKSYQAVERHGETIRVRDTVLLKSGPRKTSTPYVAKISALWENPESGELMMSLLWYYRPEHLQGGRSPSMHENEVFASRHQDQNSVACIEEKCYVLTFAEYCRFCAMAKRRGEGLPSRKTALVPPSADYSTPPHRTVPEDTDPELVFLCRHVYDFRHGRILKNPQ; this is translated from the exons ATGACACATACTCGGAGGAAGTCCCTTCCCATGCTGAGTTCCAGCCCCACCGGCCACCGGGAGCCCCTGCAGATGGAAGACAGCAATAGGAAACAGGGGCCTGAGGGTGTGGAGCCAGGCATGCCCGAGAGTCCTGGGCACCTCACAGGGCGCCGCAAGAACTACCCACTACGCAAGCGCTCCCTGGTTCCTGAGAAGCCCAAAGCCTGCAAAGTGCTGCTGACTCGCCTGGAAAACGTGGCTGGTCCGTGCAGCGCTGATGAGGCTGATGAGCTGCCCCCTGATCTGCCCAAGACCCCCAGCCCTGCCCCGTCCAGTGAGGACATTGGTCTTGTTCAACCCCGCAAGCGGCGTCTGGCCTCCCTTAATGCAGAGGCTCTAAATAACCTGCTGCTGGAGCGAGAGGACACCAGTAGCCTGTCGGGCAGCCGCCGTAGCCGAGGAGGAGACCCCCATCGGAGCCGTGACCGGGCCACTGGGGGTTGGTCCTCCAAGAAGCGACCTCGGCTGGGAGAGTTCAGAGAAGGAAGTCGGGACCTGTCTCCAGAGCCAACTCCAGATGAAGGTGCCCGCCGCAACGGAGACCCAGCTCCCAAGAGACTGGCTAGCCTGAATGCAGCTGCCTTCTTGAAACTCAGCCAGGAGAGAGAGCTACCCCTCCGACCTCCTCGTGCCCATGCAGAAGCCGATGGGAGCGCCACTGAGCCCTTGGCGCCGAAGGTCCCACGGCCAAAATGGGCCAAGGTCAATGGCAAGAATTACCCCAAGgcccagcagggagctggctctGGGGAGGCTACAGGGCCCCCCAGCTGGCAAGAGCACCCTGATGAGCCCTGGCCATCTGGTACTTCtggtgagccatccctccagccaccttACCAGCCCCTGAGCAAAGCTCTGGAGAGCCCTTTGGAGCTGCGCCCCCACCTGCCTTTGCTCATGGGCGGGCAGGCAGCCCTGAAGCCAGAGCCCGGACGTCCAGGAGAGGAGTCACCTGCTCCCAAGCAGGAACTGCATCAGCCCTCTTTCCCTGTACCTCAGCTGTCTCCACTGCCGATGCCTGGCAACCCTGCCGACGTGAGTGGCCTGTGTGCAGGGCCTGAGCTCACTGCACTCGGCAGCTTCTACCTGTACTGCGGCCAAGAGGGACTGCAGTGTGGGGGCTATGCTCCTTGCCCCATGCTTCCAGAAGGCAAGCTGTCTCCAGTGGCTGCCCCTAATGAGGGGCTCCTCATGGCCCCCAGCTCAGTGCCCTCAGGCATCCCTTTCCAGCATCCTCCCTGGAGTTCATCTCACTACTGCTCCAGCGAGGATACGGGAGTGAATGGCTACAGCATCTGTGGAGTGTTGCCCCTGTCTCTCACCCACATTGGAACTACCTGTGGCGGCTGCCCCTACAAAATGCCTTTTGCAGCAG AAGGCTGCAGGTCCCTGGGTCAGCTGGAATTTCCTCTTCCAGAAGCTGGCCACCCAGCCTCACCTGCCCACCCCCTCCTGGGGTGCCCTGTGCCCAGTGTGCCACCTGCAGCAGAGCCAGTCCCCCATCTTCAGACACCCACCTCGGAGCCCCAGACGGTAGCCCGGGCATGCCCTCAGAGTGCCAAGCCTCCTAGTGGCTCCAAATCAGGTCTGCGCACAGGCTCCAGCTGCAAGCACACTGTGAGAAGCAAGGCTGCCCGCAGGCCCAGCCACCCCAAGCAGCCACGGGCACAGCGCCctcgcccccgccgccgccgccgccgccgcactAATGGCTGGGTGCCTGTAGGAGCCGCCTGCGAGAAGGCAGTCTACGTCTTG GATGAGCCAGAACCAGCCATCCGAAAGAGCTACCAGGCGGTAGAGCGACATGGAGAGACAATCCGAGTGCGCGACACTGTTCTCCTCAAGTCAGGCCCGAGAAAGACGTCTACTCCTTATGTGGCCAAGATCTCTGCCCTCTGGGAGAATCCCGAGTCAG GGGAGCTGATGATGAGTCTCCTGTGGTACTACAGGCCTGAGCACCTGCAGGGAGGCCGCAGCCCCAGCATGCATGAG AATGAAGTTTTTGCATCACGTCATCAGGACCAGAACAGTGTGGCCTGTATCGAGGAGAAGTGCTATGTGCTAACCTTTGCTGAATACTGCAG ATTTTGTGCCATGGCCAAGCGCCGGGGTGAGGGCCTTCCCAGCCGCAAGACAGCCCTGGTACCCCCGTCTGCAGACTACTCCACCCCGCCACACCGCACAGTGCCCGAGGACACGGACCCTGAGCTGGTGTTCCTTTGCCGCCATGTTTATGACTTCCGCCATGGCCGCATCCTCAAGAACCCCCAGTAG
- the Bahd1 gene encoding bromo adjacent homology domain-containing 1 protein isoform X1, with protein MTHTRRKSLPMLSSSPTGHREPLQMEDSNRKQGPEGVEPGMPESPGHLTGRRKNYPLRKRSLVPEKPKACKVLLTRLENVAGPCSADEADELPPDLPKTPSPAPSSEDIGLVQPRKRRLASLNAEALNNLLLEREDTSSLSGSRRSRGGDPHRSRDRATGGWSSKKRPRLGEFREGSRDLSPEPTPDEGARRNGDPAPKRLASLNAAAFLKLSQERELPLRPPRAHAEADGSATEPLAPKVPRPKWAKVNGKNYPKAQQGAGSGEATGPPSWQEHPDEPWPSGTSGEPSLQPPYQPLSKALESPLELRPHLPLLMGGQAALKPEPGRPGEESPAPKQELHQPSFPVPQLSPLPMPGNPADVSGLCAGPELTALGSFYLYCGQEGLQCGGYAPCPMLPEGKLSPVAAPNEGLLMAPSSVPSGIPFQHPPWSSSHYCSSEDTGVNGYSICGVLPLSLTHIGTTCGGCPYKMPFAAEGCRSLGQLEFPLPEAGHPASPAHPLLGCPVPSVPPAAEPVPHLQTPTSEPQTVARACPQSAKPPSGSKSGLRTGSSCKHTVRSKAARRPSHPKQPRAQRPRPRRRRRRRTNGWVPVGAACEKAVYVLDEPEPAIRKSYQAVERHGETIRVRDTVLLKSGPRKTSTPYVAKISALWENPESGELMMSLLWYYRPEHLQGGRSPSMHEPLQNEVFASRHQDQNSVACIEEKCYVLTFAEYCRFCAMAKRRGEGLPSRKTALVPPSADYSTPPHRTVPEDTDPELVFLCRHVYDFRHGRILKNPQ; from the exons ATGACACATACTCGGAGGAAGTCCCTTCCCATGCTGAGTTCCAGCCCCACCGGCCACCGGGAGCCCCTGCAGATGGAAGACAGCAATAGGAAACAGGGGCCTGAGGGTGTGGAGCCAGGCATGCCCGAGAGTCCTGGGCACCTCACAGGGCGCCGCAAGAACTACCCACTACGCAAGCGCTCCCTGGTTCCTGAGAAGCCCAAAGCCTGCAAAGTGCTGCTGACTCGCCTGGAAAACGTGGCTGGTCCGTGCAGCGCTGATGAGGCTGATGAGCTGCCCCCTGATCTGCCCAAGACCCCCAGCCCTGCCCCGTCCAGTGAGGACATTGGTCTTGTTCAACCCCGCAAGCGGCGTCTGGCCTCCCTTAATGCAGAGGCTCTAAATAACCTGCTGCTGGAGCGAGAGGACACCAGTAGCCTGTCGGGCAGCCGCCGTAGCCGAGGAGGAGACCCCCATCGGAGCCGTGACCGGGCCACTGGGGGTTGGTCCTCCAAGAAGCGACCTCGGCTGGGAGAGTTCAGAGAAGGAAGTCGGGACCTGTCTCCAGAGCCAACTCCAGATGAAGGTGCCCGCCGCAACGGAGACCCAGCTCCCAAGAGACTGGCTAGCCTGAATGCAGCTGCCTTCTTGAAACTCAGCCAGGAGAGAGAGCTACCCCTCCGACCTCCTCGTGCCCATGCAGAAGCCGATGGGAGCGCCACTGAGCCCTTGGCGCCGAAGGTCCCACGGCCAAAATGGGCCAAGGTCAATGGCAAGAATTACCCCAAGgcccagcagggagctggctctGGGGAGGCTACAGGGCCCCCCAGCTGGCAAGAGCACCCTGATGAGCCCTGGCCATCTGGTACTTCtggtgagccatccctccagccaccttACCAGCCCCTGAGCAAAGCTCTGGAGAGCCCTTTGGAGCTGCGCCCCCACCTGCCTTTGCTCATGGGCGGGCAGGCAGCCCTGAAGCCAGAGCCCGGACGTCCAGGAGAGGAGTCACCTGCTCCCAAGCAGGAACTGCATCAGCCCTCTTTCCCTGTACCTCAGCTGTCTCCACTGCCGATGCCTGGCAACCCTGCCGACGTGAGTGGCCTGTGTGCAGGGCCTGAGCTCACTGCACTCGGCAGCTTCTACCTGTACTGCGGCCAAGAGGGACTGCAGTGTGGGGGCTATGCTCCTTGCCCCATGCTTCCAGAAGGCAAGCTGTCTCCAGTGGCTGCCCCTAATGAGGGGCTCCTCATGGCCCCCAGCTCAGTGCCCTCAGGCATCCCTTTCCAGCATCCTCCCTGGAGTTCATCTCACTACTGCTCCAGCGAGGATACGGGAGTGAATGGCTACAGCATCTGTGGAGTGTTGCCCCTGTCTCTCACCCACATTGGAACTACCTGTGGCGGCTGCCCCTACAAAATGCCTTTTGCAGCAG AAGGCTGCAGGTCCCTGGGTCAGCTGGAATTTCCTCTTCCAGAAGCTGGCCACCCAGCCTCACCTGCCCACCCCCTCCTGGGGTGCCCTGTGCCCAGTGTGCCACCTGCAGCAGAGCCAGTCCCCCATCTTCAGACACCCACCTCGGAGCCCCAGACGGTAGCCCGGGCATGCCCTCAGAGTGCCAAGCCTCCTAGTGGCTCCAAATCAGGTCTGCGCACAGGCTCCAGCTGCAAGCACACTGTGAGAAGCAAGGCTGCCCGCAGGCCCAGCCACCCCAAGCAGCCACGGGCACAGCGCCctcgcccccgccgccgccgccgccgccgcactAATGGCTGGGTGCCTGTAGGAGCCGCCTGCGAGAAGGCAGTCTACGTCTTG GATGAGCCAGAACCAGCCATCCGAAAGAGCTACCAGGCGGTAGAGCGACATGGAGAGACAATCCGAGTGCGCGACACTGTTCTCCTCAAGTCAGGCCCGAGAAAGACGTCTACTCCTTATGTGGCCAAGATCTCTGCCCTCTGGGAGAATCCCGAGTCAG GGGAGCTGATGATGAGTCTCCTGTGGTACTACAGGCCTGAGCACCTGCAGGGAGGCCGCAGCCCCAGCATGCATGAG CCTTTGCAGAATGAAGTTTTTGCATCACGTCATCAGGACCAGAACAGTGTGGCCTGTATCGAGGAGAAGTGCTATGTGCTAACCTTTGCTGAATACTGCAG ATTTTGTGCCATGGCCAAGCGCCGGGGTGAGGGCCTTCCCAGCCGCAAGACAGCCCTGGTACCCCCGTCTGCAGACTACTCCACCCCGCCACACCGCACAGTGCCCGAGGACACGGACCCTGAGCTGGTGTTCCTTTGCCGCCATGTTTATGACTTCCGCCATGGCCGCATCCTCAAGAACCCCCAGTAG